A DNA window from Pseudomonas tohonis contains the following coding sequences:
- the rarD gene encoding EamA family transporter RarD produces the protein MATANPRRGYILGLTAYIIWGLFPIYFKAIQAVPALEIIVHRAIWSALFGALLLLVWKHPGWLRELRENPRRFGILAASGVLIASNWLVYVWAVNNGRMLEASLGYYINPLVNVLLGMLLLGERLRRLQWIAVALAAVGVAQQIWQVGSLPWVSLTLALTFGFYGLIRKQAPVAALPGLVVETWLLLPLALGWLVLHPAAQTSQVAFWGTSEAFWLIAAGPITLVPLVCFNAAARHLPYTTLGFLQYLAPTLVMLQAIFLFDEHFDPSKLLAFCFIWAGLAVYSVDAWFTLRRNVG, from the coding sequence ATGGCCACCGCCAACCCGCGTCGCGGGTACATCCTCGGCCTGACCGCCTACATCATCTGGGGCCTCTTCCCCATCTACTTCAAAGCCATCCAGGCCGTTCCGGCGCTGGAGATCATCGTCCATCGCGCCATCTGGTCCGCCCTGTTCGGCGCGCTCCTGCTGTTGGTCTGGAAGCACCCCGGCTGGCTGCGCGAACTGCGCGAGAACCCCAGGCGCTTCGGCATCCTCGCCGCCAGCGGCGTACTGATCGCCTCCAACTGGCTGGTCTATGTCTGGGCGGTGAACAACGGGCGCATGCTCGAAGCCAGCCTCGGCTACTACATCAACCCGCTGGTGAACGTGTTGCTGGGCATGCTCCTGCTCGGCGAACGCCTGCGCCGCCTGCAATGGATCGCGGTGGCCCTGGCGGCGGTCGGCGTGGCACAACAGATCTGGCAGGTGGGCAGCCTGCCCTGGGTCTCCCTGACCCTGGCGCTGACCTTCGGCTTCTATGGGCTGATCCGCAAGCAGGCACCGGTCGCCGCCCTGCCCGGCCTGGTGGTGGAAACCTGGCTGCTGCTGCCCCTGGCGCTGGGCTGGCTGGTCCTGCACCCGGCGGCCCAGACCAGCCAGGTGGCCTTCTGGGGCACCTCCGAGGCCTTCTGGCTGATCGCCGCCGGCCCCATCACCCTGGTGCCGCTGGTGTGCTTCAACGCCGCCGCCCGCCACCTGCCCTACACCACGCTGGGCTTCCTCCAGTACCTGGCGCCGACCCTGGTGATGCTGCAGGCGATCTTCCTCTTCGACGAGCACTTCGATCCGAGCAAGCTCCTGGCGTTCTGCTTCATCTGGGCCGGCCTTGCGGTCTACAGCGTCGACGCCTGGTTCACCCTGCGCCGCAACGTCGGCTGA
- a CDS encoding serine/threonine protein kinase yields MSHPFAELTPDLVLDAVEGLGYLSDARVLALNSYENRVYQVGIEDEQPLIAKFYRPQRWTDAAIREEHAFSAELAEHEVPVVAPLSRDGETLFEHAGFRFALFPRRGGRAPEPGNMDQLYRLGQLLGRLHAVGAVRPFEHRETQTVQAFGHDSLHTLLEGGFIPRSLLPAYESVARDLLKRLDQRFGEVRYTAIRLHGDCHPGNLLCRDETFHMVDLDDCRMGPAVQDLWMMLAGERHERLTQLSELVDGYQEFHDFDPRELPLIEALRALRLMHYSAWLARRWDDPAFPMSFPWFGSERYWGDQVLILREQLAAMDEEPLRLF; encoded by the coding sequence ATGTCCCATCCCTTCGCCGAACTGACGCCCGATCTCGTGCTCGACGCCGTGGAGGGCCTGGGCTACCTCAGCGACGCCCGCGTGCTGGCCCTCAACAGCTACGAAAACCGCGTCTACCAGGTCGGCATCGAAGACGAACAGCCGCTTATCGCCAAGTTCTACCGGCCGCAGCGCTGGACCGACGCCGCGATCCGCGAGGAGCACGCCTTCAGCGCCGAACTCGCCGAGCACGAAGTGCCGGTGGTCGCACCTCTCTCCCGTGACGGCGAAACCCTGTTCGAACACGCGGGCTTCCGCTTCGCCCTGTTCCCCCGCCGCGGCGGCCGCGCGCCCGAGCCCGGCAACATGGACCAGCTCTACCGCCTCGGCCAGTTGCTCGGCCGCCTGCACGCGGTCGGTGCCGTGCGTCCCTTCGAGCACCGCGAGACCCAGACCGTCCAGGCGTTCGGCCATGACTCGTTGCACACCCTGCTGGAGGGCGGCTTCATCCCCAGGAGCCTGCTCCCGGCCTACGAGTCGGTAGCCCGCGACCTGCTCAAGCGCCTCGACCAGCGCTTCGGCGAGGTGCGCTACACCGCCATCCGCCTGCACGGCGACTGCCACCCCGGCAACCTCCTGTGCCGCGACGAGACCTTCCACATGGTCGACCTCGACGACTGCCGCATGGGCCCGGCGGTGCAGGACCTGTGGATGATGCTCGCCGGCGAGCGCCACGAGCGCCTGACGCAGCTCTCCGAACTGGTGGACGGCTACCAGGAGTTCCACGACTTCGACCCGCGCGAACTGCCGCTGATCGAAGCCCTGCGCGCCCTGCGCCTGATGCACTACAGCGCCTGGCTGGCGCGGCGCTGGGACGATCCCGCCTTCCCCATGAGCTTCCCCTGGTTCGGCAGCGAGCGTTACTGGGGCGACCAGGTGCTGATCCTGCGCGAGCAACTGGCGGCGATGGACGAGGAGCCGCTGCGCCTGTTCTGA
- a CDS encoding TOBE domain-containing protein, with protein sequence MSQLTPLTQQLTRRPQRMALLEQIAVQGSITRAAKAAGLSYKAAWDAIDELNNLSEKPLVERSVGGKGGGGARLSAEGERLLALFKRMESLQAHLLESAESEQDLERLGRLMLRTSARNQLSGKVVAVQAQGRNDLVDVELPGGARMRAQITHDSSEKLELTPGGGVIALMKAGWLSVQPLGVQPDPQMNALEGRIEAILPDDEGPSEVRIALANGQTLCALAEPAQLEADGLRAGSMARALFAPSLVLLGTPL encoded by the coding sequence ATGAGCCAGCTCACGCCCCTGACCCAGCAACTGACCCGCCGCCCGCAGCGCATGGCCCTGCTGGAGCAGATCGCCGTCCAGGGCTCGATCACGCGTGCGGCGAAGGCGGCCGGGCTCAGCTACAAGGCCGCGTGGGACGCCATCGACGAGCTCAACAACCTCTCCGAGAAGCCTCTGGTCGAACGCAGCGTCGGTGGCAAGGGCGGTGGCGGCGCGCGCCTGTCCGCCGAAGGCGAACGCCTGCTGGCCCTGTTCAAGCGCATGGAGAGCCTGCAGGCACACCTGCTGGAGAGCGCCGAGAGCGAGCAGGACCTGGAGCGCCTGGGCCGCCTGATGCTGCGTACCAGCGCCCGCAACCAGCTCAGCGGCAAGGTCGTCGCCGTGCAGGCCCAGGGCCGCAACGACCTGGTGGACGTCGAGTTGCCTGGCGGCGCCCGCATGCGCGCGCAGATCACCCACGACAGCAGCGAGAAGCTGGAACTCACCCCCGGCGGCGGCGTGATCGCCCTGATGAAGGCCGGCTGGCTCAGCGTGCAGCCCCTCGGCGTGCAGCCCGATCCACAGATGAATGCCCTGGAAGGACGCATCGAAGCGATCCTGCCCGACGACGAGGGCCCCAGCGAGGTCCGCATCGCCCTGGCCAACGGCCAGACCCTCTGCGCCCTGGCCGAACCCGCCCAGCTCGAAGCCGATGGCTTGCGAGCGGGCAGCATGGCCCGCGCCCTGTTCGCCCCCAGCCTGGTGCTGCTCGGCACCCCGCTCTGA
- a CDS encoding ComF family protein has translation MDRLAHLLRHLVRTAPTCALCGTRAHGCELPICTDCEADLPWLAGRCRVCALPLPARGLTCGECLKRPPAFDAACIPWRYDFPVDSLITRFKHQAQWPLGRLLAELLARHIEHAQSTGEPRPDALLAVPLATRRQRQRGFNQAQMLAGWLGRRLRVPTHDDWLLRQRDTPAQQGLDAATRKRNLRGAFQLAPHASPQGLHLALVDDVLTTGTTAQYLAHLLKRAGAERVDIYCLARTPKPGTPP, from the coding sequence ATGGACCGGCTCGCCCACCTGCTGCGCCACCTCGTCCGAACCGCCCCGACCTGCGCGCTGTGTGGCACACGGGCGCATGGCTGCGAACTGCCCATCTGCACCGATTGCGAGGCGGACCTGCCCTGGCTGGCCGGGCGTTGCCGGGTCTGCGCCCTACCGCTGCCCGCCCGGGGCCTGACCTGCGGCGAATGCCTGAAGCGCCCGCCCGCCTTCGATGCCGCCTGCATTCCCTGGCGCTACGACTTCCCGGTGGACAGCCTGATCACCCGCTTCAAACACCAGGCCCAGTGGCCCCTTGGCCGCTTGCTGGCGGAACTCCTGGCGCGCCACATCGAGCACGCGCAAAGCACCGGCGAGCCGCGTCCCGACGCCCTGCTGGCCGTGCCGCTGGCAACCCGCCGCCAGCGCCAGCGCGGCTTCAACCAGGCGCAGATGCTGGCGGGCTGGCTCGGCCGCCGCCTGCGGGTGCCGACGCACGACGATTGGCTGCTGCGCCAACGGGACACGCCTGCCCAGCAGGGCCTGGACGCCGCCACCCGCAAGCGCAACCTGCGCGGCGCCTTCCAGCTGGCCCCGCACGCCAGCCCGCAGGGGCTGCACCTGGCGCTGGTGGATGACGTGCTGACCACCGGAACCACCGCGCAATACCTCGCCCACCTGCTCAAGCGCGCAGGCGCCGAGCGGGTCGACATCTATTGCCTGGCGCGCACGCCCAAGCCCGGCACGCCGCCCTGA
- the bioB gene encoding biotin synthase BioB, producing the protein MSATVAISTRHDWSLAEVRALFEQPFNDLLFQAQTVHRAHFDPNRVQVSTLLSIKTGACPEDCKYCPQSGHYNTGLDKEKLMEVQKVLQAAAEAKAIGSTRFCMGAAWKHPSAKDMPYVLEMVKGVKKLGLETCMTLGRLDQEQTRALADAGLDYYNHNLDTSPEFYGNIITTRTYGERLQTLAYVREAGMKICSGGILGMGESVDDRAGLLIQLANLPEHPESVPINMLVKVKGTPLAEEKDVDPFDFIRTLAVARIMMPKSHVRLSAGREQMNEQMQALAFMAGANSIFYGEKLLTTANPQADKDMQLFARLGIKPEEREEHADEVHQAAIEQALVEQRDSKLFYNAAV; encoded by the coding sequence ATGAGTGCAACCGTAGCCATCTCCACCCGCCACGATTGGTCCCTCGCCGAAGTGCGGGCACTGTTCGAGCAACCTTTCAACGACCTGCTGTTCCAGGCGCAGACCGTGCACCGCGCGCACTTCGACCCGAACCGCGTACAGGTCTCCACCCTGCTGTCGATCAAGACCGGCGCCTGCCCCGAAGACTGCAAGTACTGCCCGCAGTCCGGCCACTACAACACCGGCCTGGACAAGGAAAAACTGATGGAGGTGCAGAAGGTCCTGCAGGCGGCCGCCGAGGCCAAGGCCATCGGCTCGACGCGCTTCTGCATGGGGGCGGCCTGGAAGCACCCCTCCGCCAAGGACATGCCCTACGTGCTGGAGATGGTGAAGGGCGTGAAGAAGCTCGGCCTCGAGACCTGCATGACCCTCGGCCGCCTGGACCAGGAGCAGACCCGCGCGCTGGCCGATGCTGGCCTGGACTACTACAACCACAACCTGGATACCTCGCCGGAGTTCTACGGCAACATCATCACCACCCGCACCTACGGCGAGCGCCTGCAGACCCTGGCCTACGTGCGCGAAGCGGGGATGAAGATCTGCTCCGGCGGCATCCTCGGCATGGGCGAGTCGGTGGACGACCGCGCCGGCCTGCTGATCCAGCTGGCCAACCTGCCGGAGCACCCGGAGTCGGTGCCGATCAACATGCTGGTCAAGGTCAAGGGCACGCCGCTGGCTGAGGAGAAAGACGTCGACCCGTTCGACTTCATCCGTACCCTGGCAGTGGCGCGGATCATGATGCCCAAGTCCCACGTGCGCCTCTCCGCCGGTCGCGAACAGATGAACGAACAGATGCAGGCCCTGGCCTTCATGGCCGGCGCCAACTCGATCTTCTACGGCGAGAAGCTGCTGACCACCGCCAACCCCCAGGCGGACAAGGACATGCAGCTCTTCGCCCGCCTCGGCATCAAGCCCGAGGAACGCGAGGAACACGCCGACGAAGTGCACCAGGCCGCCATCGAGCAGGCCCTGGTGGAGCAGCGCGACTCCAAGCTGTTCTATAACGCTGCCGTTTGA
- the bioF gene encoding 8-amino-7-oxononanoate synthase, whose protein sequence is MPFDLASRLAERRAADLHRQRPLLESPQGPDVVVDGRAMLAFCSNDYLGLANHPEVIAALRAGAERWGAGGGASHLVIGHSGPHHELELALAEFTGRPRALLFSTGYMANLGAVTALVGKGGSVLEDRLNHASLLDAGLLSGARFSRYLHNDVASLAARLEKAEGDTLVVTDGVFSMDGDLADLPTLCAKAREQGAWVMVDDAHGFGPLGATGGGIVEHFGLGLEDVPVLVGTLGKAFGTAGAFVAGSEELIETLIQFARPYIYTTSQPPAVACATLKSLQLLQKESWRREHLNGLVRRFREGAAEIGLSLMDSPTPIQPILVGDSARALRLAALLRERGILVGAIRPPTVPAGSARLRVTFSASHSEAQLELLLQALSESWNILAKEGRTDA, encoded by the coding sequence ATGCCCTTCGATCTCGCTTCCCGCCTCGCCGAGCGCCGCGCCGCCGATCTCCATCGCCAGCGTCCCCTGCTGGAAAGTCCCCAGGGGCCGGATGTGGTGGTGGACGGCCGGGCGATGCTGGCCTTCTGTTCGAACGACTACCTGGGCCTGGCCAACCACCCCGAGGTTATCGCCGCGCTGCGTGCCGGTGCCGAGCGCTGGGGTGCTGGCGGCGGTGCCTCGCACCTGGTCATCGGCCACAGCGGGCCGCACCACGAGCTGGAACTGGCCCTGGCCGAGTTCACCGGGCGCCCGCGTGCGCTGCTGTTCTCCACCGGCTACATGGCCAACCTGGGTGCCGTCACCGCGCTGGTGGGCAAGGGCGGCAGCGTGCTGGAGGACCGCCTCAACCACGCGTCCCTGCTCGATGCCGGCCTGCTGTCGGGTGCGCGCTTCTCGCGCTACCTGCACAACGATGTGGCCAGCCTCGCCGCGCGCCTGGAGAAGGCCGAAGGCGACACGCTGGTCGTCACCGATGGCGTGTTCAGCATGGATGGCGATCTTGCCGACCTGCCCACGCTCTGCGCCAAGGCGCGGGAGCAGGGCGCCTGGGTGATGGTCGACGACGCCCATGGCTTCGGCCCTTTGGGGGCCACCGGTGGCGGCATCGTCGAGCACTTCGGCCTCGGCCTGGAGGATGTGCCCGTGCTGGTCGGCACCCTGGGCAAGGCCTTCGGCACCGCCGGTGCCTTCGTCGCGGGCAGTGAAGAACTGATCGAGACGCTGATCCAGTTCGCCCGCCCCTACATCTACACCACCAGCCAGCCGCCCGCCGTGGCCTGCGCCACCCTCAAGAGCCTGCAGCTCCTGCAGAAGGAGAGCTGGCGCCGAGAGCACCTGAACGGGCTGGTCCGGCGCTTCCGCGAGGGGGCCGCCGAGATCGGCCTGAGCCTGATGGACAGCCCCACGCCGATCCAGCCGATCCTGGTCGGCGACAGCGCCCGGGCCCTGCGCCTCGCCGCCCTGCTGCGCGAACGCGGCATCCTCGTCGGGGCCATCCGCCCGCCGACGGTGCCGGCCGGCAGCGCGCGCCTGCGGGTGACCTTCAGCGCCTCCCACAGCGAGGCCCAGCTGGAACTGTTGCTCCAGGCGTTGTCCGAAAGCTGGAACATTCTGGCTAAGGAAGGAAGAACCGATGCGTGA
- a CDS encoding alpha/beta fold hydrolase produces the protein MRDRLILLPGWALGPGALEPLRDALSERAPHLNIEIEPLPDLAQPEAWLDELDARLPSDCWLAGWSLGGMLAAQLAARRDGACFGLIGLASNLCFRAREDWPSAMPGDVFAAFHEAFGLDPELTLKRFRLLVSQGAKDPRTLVRQLQVTQPSTPVEVLEAGLQLLAGLDTRGALRAYSGPQLHLFAGRDALVPAGACQALLDWLPDVEATVIREASHGLPVECPDAVAEAMLAFMFEGEDV, from the coding sequence ATGCGTGACCGACTGATCCTGCTGCCCGGCTGGGCGCTCGGCCCGGGTGCCCTGGAGCCGCTGCGCGATGCGCTGTCCGAGCGTGCGCCGCACCTGAACATCGAGATCGAGCCGCTGCCCGACCTCGCGCAGCCGGAGGCCTGGCTCGACGAGCTCGATGCGCGCCTGCCGAGCGATTGCTGGCTGGCGGGCTGGTCCCTCGGCGGGATGCTGGCGGCGCAGCTGGCGGCACGGCGCGACGGGGCCTGCTTCGGGCTGATCGGGCTCGCCAGCAACCTGTGTTTCCGTGCCCGCGAGGATTGGCCGAGCGCGATGCCCGGCGATGTCTTCGCCGCATTCCACGAGGCCTTCGGTCTCGACCCCGAGCTGACCCTGAAGCGCTTCCGCCTGCTGGTGAGCCAGGGCGCCAAGGACCCGCGCACCCTGGTGCGGCAGCTGCAGGTCACCCAGCCGTCCACCCCGGTGGAGGTGCTCGAAGCCGGCCTGCAACTGCTGGCCGGGCTGGACACCCGTGGCGCCCTGCGCGCCTACAGCGGCCCGCAACTGCACCTGTTCGCCGGGCGTGATGCGCTGGTGCCGGCCGGCGCCTGCCAGGCGTTGCTGGACTGGCTGCCGGATGTCGAGGCGACGGTGATCCGCGAAGCCAGCCATGGGCTGCCGGTGGAGTGTCCGGACGCGGTCGCCGAGGCCATGCTGGCGTTCATGTTCGAAGGTGAAGATGTCTGA
- the bioC gene encoding malonyl-ACP O-methyltransferase BioC, whose product MSESVVVPSPSLSVEAPPLPDKRQVAASFSRAAASYDSVAELQRAVGGALLDSLPDGFVPERWLDLGCGTGHFSRVLAERFPTADGLALDIAEGMLQHARPLGGASHFAAGDAERLPLVDGCLDLVFSSLAVQWCGDFAAVLSEARRVLRPNGLLVFSSLCVGTLQELRDSWQEVDGFVHVNRFREFGRYQALCAGSGLRPLVLERRPRVLHFPDLRSLTHELKALGAHNLNPGRPGGLTGRARMLALIEAYERRRDAAGLPVTYQVVHGLLRKEP is encoded by the coding sequence ATGTCTGAATCCGTCGTCGTCCCGTCGCCCAGCCTTTCGGTGGAGGCACCGCCCCTGCCGGACAAGCGCCAGGTCGCGGCCTCCTTTTCCCGAGCGGCGGCCAGCTACGACAGCGTCGCCGAGCTGCAGCGTGCCGTCGGCGGTGCCCTGCTCGACAGCCTGCCCGATGGCTTCGTCCCCGAGCGCTGGCTCGACCTGGGTTGCGGCACCGGGCATTTCTCGCGCGTGCTGGCGGAGCGCTTCCCCACGGCCGACGGCCTGGCGCTGGATATCGCCGAAGGCATGCTGCAACACGCCCGCCCACTGGGCGGGGCCAGCCACTTCGCCGCCGGCGACGCCGAGCGCCTGCCTCTTGTGGACGGTTGCCTGGACCTGGTGTTCAGCAGCCTGGCGGTGCAGTGGTGCGGTGATTTCGCGGCGGTGCTGAGCGAGGCGCGGCGAGTGTTGCGGCCGAACGGCCTGCTGGTCTTCAGCAGCCTGTGCGTCGGCACTCTGCAGGAGTTGCGCGACAGCTGGCAGGAGGTGGACGGCTTCGTTCACGTCAACCGCTTCCGTGAGTTCGGCCGCTATCAGGCGCTGTGTGCGGGCAGTGGCCTGCGCCCGTTGGTTCTGGAGCGCCGTCCTCGCGTGCTGCATTTCCCCGACCTGCGCAGCCTGACCCATGAGCTCAAGGCGCTGGGCGCGCACAACCTCAATCCCGGGCGCCCCGGTGGCCTGACCGGCAGGGCGCGCATGCTCGCCCTGATCGAAGCCTACGAACGTCGGCGCGATGCCGCCGGCCTGCCCGTCACCTACCAGGTCGTCCACGGCCTCTTGCGCAAGGAGCCCTGA
- the bioD gene encoding dethiobiotin synthase gives MSAAFFIAGTDTEIGKTTVAAGLLHAARLAGLSTAASKPVASGCVPTPAGLRNEDALALLGECSLPLAYEEVNPLAFAPAIAPHLAAREVGVELDLSALEGPVRRVIDKGADFTLVEGAGGWRVPLAGGASLSDLPIALGLPVILVVGVRLGCINHAVLSAEAILRDDLPLAGWVANLVDPATSRLEENLATLAERLPAPCLGRIPRLAAPTPAAVAACLDLAPLAL, from the coding sequence ATGAGCGCGGCCTTCTTCATCGCCGGCACCGACACCGAGATCGGCAAGACCACGGTGGCCGCGGGCTTGCTGCACGCCGCCCGCCTGGCCGGGCTGTCCACCGCGGCGAGCAAGCCGGTGGCGTCCGGCTGTGTTCCGACCCCCGCCGGCCTGCGCAACGAGGACGCCCTGGCACTGCTGGGCGAGTGCTCGCTGCCGCTGGCCTATGAGGAGGTCAACCCGCTGGCCTTCGCGCCCGCCATCGCACCGCACCTGGCCGCGCGCGAGGTCGGTGTCGAGCTGGACCTGTCCGCGCTGGAAGGCCCGGTGCGGCGGGTCATCGACAAGGGGGCGGACTTCACCCTGGTCGAGGGCGCCGGTGGCTGGAGGGTGCCGCTGGCCGGCGGCGCAAGTCTTTCTGACCTGCCGATCGCCCTGGGCCTGCCGGTGATCCTGGTGGTGGGCGTGCGCCTCGGCTGCATCAACCATGCGGTGCTCAGTGCCGAGGCGATCCTGCGTGATGACCTGCCGCTGGCCGGCTGGGTGGCGAACCTGGTGGACCCGGCGACCTCGCGCCTGGAAGAGAACCTCGCCACCCTGGCGGAGCGGCTTCCGGCTCCGTGCCTGGGGCGTATCCCCCGCCTGGCGGCCCCGACGCCCGCGGCCGTTGCGGCCTGCCTGGACCTGGCCCCTCTGGCGCTATAA
- a CDS encoding pyrroloquinoline quinone biosynthesis protein PqqE, giving the protein MEISGSAFSAGLSALQSGQRRIDQAGADIAGSSVQRNQQAPSARVQEFNDVDQASNLVDLNVGKFQAEAGAQVIKTADDVLGTLIDTRA; this is encoded by the coding sequence ATGGAAATCTCCGGTAGTGCCTTCAGCGCAGGATTGAGTGCTCTGCAATCGGGCCAGCGTCGTATCGACCAGGCCGGTGCGGATATCGCGGGCTCGTCCGTGCAGCGCAACCAGCAGGCCCCCAGCGCCCGAGTCCAGGAATTCAACGATGTCGACCAGGCGAGCAACCTGGTGGACCTCAACGTCGGCAAGTTCCAGGCGGAAGCCGGAGCCCAGGTGATCAAGACCGCTGACGATGTACTCGGAACCCTGATCGACACCCGCGCCTGA
- a CDS encoding putative metalloprotease CJM1_0395 family protein, whose translation MRIGSAAYLPSSAMAPQPLRGAVNGAASESSSSLRDPASSGELASSSETRAADARGAGASTTRQTRQQEQQDLQEIAELAARDREVRAHEQAHASVGAAYAGSPSYSFKRGPDGQSYAVGGEVGIDVSAVAGDPEATLRKMEVVQRAALAPADPSAQDRRVAAEAAAQAGQALVELAQMRREEAAEEAARKAEARAEADDASESSPPGASQDLGLYLQVARSDAPGPLLDIRA comes from the coding sequence ATGCGGATCGGCAGTGCTGCATATCTCCCTTCCTCGGCGATGGCGCCCCAGCCCCTGCGCGGCGCGGTGAACGGCGCTGCATCCGAATCCTCTTCCTCCCTCCGTGATCCCGCCTCTTCCGGCGAACTGGCTTCGTCGTCCGAAACGCGTGCTGCCGATGCGCGCGGCGCAGGGGCATCCACCACGCGCCAGACCCGTCAGCAGGAACAGCAGGACCTCCAGGAAATCGCTGAGCTGGCCGCGCGGGACCGTGAAGTCCGCGCCCATGAGCAGGCCCATGCCTCGGTAGGTGCCGCCTACGCGGGCTCACCCAGCTACAGCTTCAAGCGCGGGCCGGATGGCCAATCCTATGCCGTGGGCGGCGAGGTGGGGATCGACGTCAGCGCCGTGGCCGGCGACCCCGAGGCCACCTTGCGCAAGATGGAGGTGGTGCAGCGCGCGGCGCTGGCGCCGGCCGATCCCTCCGCACAGGACCGCCGCGTCGCCGCCGAGGCCGCCGCGCAGGCCGGCCAGGCGCTGGTCGAACTCGCCCAGATGCGCCGCGAGGAAGCCGCCGAGGAAGCCGCTCGCAAGGCCGAGGCGCGTGCCGAAGCGGACGACGCCTCCGAATCATCCCCACCAGGCGCCAGCCAGGACCTCGGGCTCTATCTCCAGGTCGCTCGCTCCGACGCGCCCGGGCCCCTGCTGGATATCCGCGCCTGA